Within Streptomyces roseirectus, the genomic segment GGTGTTCTCGCTCTACCTGTCCTTCCAGGACTGGGACGGCATCGGGAACATGCGGTACGTCGGACTCCAGCAGTACAAGTGGCTGCTGGAAGACTCGGTGTTCTGGCACTCGGTGCTCAACACCTTCGAGATCTGGTTCCTCTCGACCGTGCCGATGCTGTTCCTCGCGCTGGTCATCGCGTTCCTGCTGCACTCACAGGTGCGGTTCGGCGGGGCCTACCGGGTCGCGTACTTCGTGCCCAACGTGACGTCCATGGTCGCGATGACGATCGTCTTCGGATCGGTGTTCGCGCAGAGCGGGCTCGCCAACTCGGGCCTCAAAGCGGTGGGGTTGGACGGGATCGGGTGGCTGTCCTCCGAGTGGGGCATCAAGTCGGCGATCTCGCTGATGATCATCTGGCGGTGGGTCGGCTACAACGCGCTGATCTTCCTCGCCGGGATCCAGGCCATCCCGACCGAGCACTTCGAGGCGGCGCGGATGGACGGCGCCAACAGCTGGCAGACGCTGTTCCGGGTCGTCGTACCGCAGTTGAAGCCGGTGGTCCTCTTCGCCGCGATCACCTCCAGCATCAACGGGCTGCAGATCTTCACCGAGTCGCAGGTGCTGTTCCAGACCGACGACGTCGGAACCACCGGCGGGCCGGGGCAGGAAGGCATGACCATCGTGCTCTACCTGTGGCAGAAAGCATTCAAGGACCACCAGTTCGGGTACGGGGCCGCGATGGGCTGGGTGCTGTTCGCGCTCATCGCCCTCTTCACGATCGTCAACTGGCGCCTGGTGTCCGGGCGTCGGGACAAGGAGACGCGCCGTGGCCGCTGAGCAGAACAACGCCGGGCTCGCGATCGGCTCCGGCAGCAGGCTCACCCGGATCTGCGTCCGCGTCGTGCTGCTGTTCGGGGTGCTGGTCTCCCTGTTCCCCTTCTACTGGCTGGTGGTGATGGCGTCCGGCACGACCCAGGACATCTACCGCTACCCGCCCAAGCTGGTGCCGGGACCGCATCTGCTGGACAACATGAAGCGGGTCGTCGACTCCGTCGATTTCTTCGGCTCGCTCTTCAACACGGTCGTCGTCGCGGTGGCCGGGACGGCGCTGGTGCTGTTCTTCGACTCCCTCGCCGCGTTCGCCTTCGCCAAGTACGACTTCCCCGCCAAGCGGTTCATGTTCGGCATGCTGCTGATGACGTACATGATCCCGGCCCAACTCTCCCTCGTCCCGCAGTTCGTGACCATGGCGGAGTTCGGCTGGGCCGGTTCCCTCAAGGCGCTCGTCATCCCCGGCGCGGCCAACGCGTTCGGCATCTTCTGGATGCGGCAGTACGCCGAGAACTCCCTCCCGGACGAGCTGCTGGACGCCGGCCGCATCGACGGGGCCGGGTTCTTCCGCCTCTACTGGCAGGTCGCGCTCCCCATGTTCCGGCCCGCGCTCGCGTTCCTCGGCATCTTCACGTTCATCGGCCTCTGGAACGACTACATCTGGCCTCTCGTCGTCATGATCGACCCCGAGAAGGTCACCCTCCAAGTGGCCCTCGCCAACCTCAACGTCCTCTACCAGGCCGACTACTCCCTCGTCATGGCCGGGGCGTTGATGAGCGTCGTCCCCCTGATCGTGGTCTTCCTCATCGGGGCCCGGCACTTCCTTCGGGACCTGGCGGCGGGCGCGACGAAGATGTGACGGTCTTCGCGCCGCCGGCGGGCGCCCCTGGCGAGGATGTCGCCGGGGGCGCCGGTGTTCGGTGTGGGCGGGGTTTCCGCGGGGGGAGCCGGCGGCGG encodes:
- a CDS encoding carbohydrate ABC transporter permease; translated protein: MATVAESARAQQRPLVRRTSSTAPGGRRRHLGPLLAIAPFYVLFGVFGAFPVVFSLYLSFQDWDGIGNMRYVGLQQYKWLLEDSVFWHSVLNTFEIWFLSTVPMLFLALVIAFLLHSQVRFGGAYRVAYFVPNVTSMVAMTIVFGSVFAQSGLANSGLKAVGLDGIGWLSSEWGIKSAISLMIIWRWVGYNALIFLAGIQAIPTEHFEAARMDGANSWQTLFRVVVPQLKPVVLFAAITSSINGLQIFTESQVLFQTDDVGTTGGPGQEGMTIVLYLWQKAFKDHQFGYGAAMGWVLFALIALFTIVNWRLVSGRRDKETRRGR
- a CDS encoding carbohydrate ABC transporter permease; amino-acid sequence: MAAEQNNAGLAIGSGSRLTRICVRVVLLFGVLVSLFPFYWLVVMASGTTQDIYRYPPKLVPGPHLLDNMKRVVDSVDFFGSLFNTVVVAVAGTALVLFFDSLAAFAFAKYDFPAKRFMFGMLLMTYMIPAQLSLVPQFVTMAEFGWAGSLKALVIPGAANAFGIFWMRQYAENSLPDELLDAGRIDGAGFFRLYWQVALPMFRPALAFLGIFTFIGLWNDYIWPLVVMIDPEKVTLQVALANLNVLYQADYSLVMAGALMSVVPLIVVFLIGARHFLRDLAAGATKM